Proteins found in one Bicyclus anynana chromosome 24, ilBicAnyn1.1, whole genome shotgun sequence genomic segment:
- the LOC112047560 gene encoding uncharacterized protein LOC112047560 isoform X6, producing MNRSRRQLHRRLSVSKTSEGSVNRDGGFRDFVRLPKISLPFFNGEKMENWLEFRDTYLSLIHNCSTIGNINKFHYLRAALKGSALTVIQSLEFTAKNYDVAWQLLSSRYDNERILVNIHVNALLNFTQIQKESGKILRNLVDTVNRNLCALNSLGQPTDHWDTLIIHLMSRKLDSVTFRHWEEHRNSITTSPTLKQFLTFLTNRADLLDTIQLEDTKREDTSQLNHFTQNTKNTIYNKTKNTKNEISCPMCKQNHFLFSCAEFRKLSVNARLEKVKDFAVCKNCLRPGHKDRFCRLTHCKYCNLKHSSLLHKDTEQETVVALSSSITASDKPLTLLSTALVNVVGADGRLHTARALLDNGATAHYVTQHLCEKLGLARKNLRLYTWSSSQTLLKRPSSLHSLGLSVAMESH from the exons ATGAACAGGAGCAGACGTCAACTGCATCGGAGACTTTCTGTGTCCAAGACTAGTGAAGGGAGCGTAAACAGAGATGGAGGGTTTCGAGATTTCGTTCGTTTACCTAAAATCTCCCTTCCCTTCTTCAATGgtgaaaaaatggaaaattggcTGGAGTTCAGAGATACCTACCTGTCTCTAATTCATAATTGTTCCACCATTGGtaatatcaataaatttcaCTATTTAAGAGCAGCATTAAAAGGCAGTGCCTTAACTGTAATACAAAGTCTTGAATTCACAGCAAAAAATTATGACGTTGCTTGGCAATTGCTTTCTAGTAGGTACGATAACGAACGCATTTTAGTAAATATACATGTTAACGCTTTATTAAATTTCACACAAATTCAAAAAGAGTCtggtaaaatattaagaaatttaGTCGATACCGTTAATCGAAATTTATGTGCATTAAATAGTTTGGGTCAACCCACCGATCATTGGGATACCTTAATAATACATTTGATGAGTAGGAAATTAGACAGTGTCACCTTTCGTCACTGGGAGGAACACCGGAATTCAATAACGACATCACcaacattaaaacaatttttaacttttttaacaaaTCGAGCAGACTTGTTAGATACAATACAGTTGGAAGATACAAAAAGAGAAGATACATCACAATTAAATCATTTcacacaaaacacaaaaaacacaatttacaacaaaacaaaaaacacaaaaaatgaaatttcatgTCCTATGTGTAAACAAAATCATTTTCTATTTAGCTGTGCGGAATTTCGAAAGTTAAGTGTTAATGCACGGTTAGAAAAAGTAAAAGATTTCGCAGTCTGTAAAAATTGCTTACGGCCTGGACACAAAGACAGATTCTGTCGATTAACTCACTGCAAATATTGTAATTTGAAGCACAGTAGTCTTCTACACAAAGATACTGAACAGGAAACTGTCGTAGCTTTGTCGTCGTCTATAACAGCTAGTGACAAGCCTCTTACATTACTTTCCACAGCCTTGGTGAACGTGGTCGGCGCGGACGGCAGATTGCACACCGCTCGCGCTCTTCTCGACAATGGTGCTACTGCGCACTATGTCACACAACACCTCTGTGAGAAGCTGGGTTTGGCACGAAAAAAC TTAAGGCTGTACACTTGGAGCTCGTCACAGACCTTACTAAAGAGGCCTTCCTCGCTGCATTCTTTAGGTTTATCAGTCGCCATGGAAAGCCATTGA
- the LOC112047560 gene encoding uncharacterized protein LOC112047560 isoform X4 — protein sequence MNRSRRQLHRRLSVSKTSEGSVNRDGGFRDFVRLPKISLPFFNGEKMENWLEFRDTYLSLIHNCSTIGNINKFHYLRAALKGSALTVIQSLEFTAKNYDVAWQLLSSRYDNERILVNIHVNALLNFTQIQKESGKILRNLVDTVNRNLCALNSLGQPTDHWDTLIIHLMSRKLDSVTFRHWEEHRNSITTSPTLKQFLTFLTNRADLLDTIQLEDTKREDTSQLNHFTQNTKNTIYNKTKNTKNEISCPMCKQNHFLFSCAEFRKLSVNARLEKVKDFAVCKNCLRPGHKDRFCRLTHCKYCNLKHSSLLHKDTEQETVVALSSSITASDKPLTLLSTALVNVVGADGRLHTARALLDNGATAHYVTQHLCEKLGLARKNVSSTVTDASERAYGTCIYVRTVDANGTVHIRLLASRNKVAPLKPTTIPRLELCGAVLATRLHAKVISSLTLKQRTRWQSASPDLQLGSLVLIKERGQPPLLWLLGRIVKLHSGRDGVSRVAEIQTRRGLITRAYNNICPLPI from the exons ATGAACAGGAGCAGACGTCAACTGCATCGGAGACTTTCTGTGTCCAAGACTAGTGAAGGGAGCGTAAACAGAGATGGAGGGTTTCGAGATTTCGTTCGTTTACCTAAAATCTCCCTTCCCTTCTTCAATGgtgaaaaaatggaaaattggcTGGAGTTCAGAGATACCTACCTGTCTCTAATTCATAATTGTTCCACCATTGGtaatatcaataaatttcaCTATTTAAGAGCAGCATTAAAAGGCAGTGCCTTAACTGTAATACAAAGTCTTGAATTCACAGCAAAAAATTATGACGTTGCTTGGCAATTGCTTTCTAGTAGGTACGATAACGAACGCATTTTAGTAAATATACATGTTAACGCTTTATTAAATTTCACACAAATTCAAAAAGAGTCtggtaaaatattaagaaatttaGTCGATACCGTTAATCGAAATTTATGTGCATTAAATAGTTTGGGTCAACCCACCGATCATTGGGATACCTTAATAATACATTTGATGAGTAGGAAATTAGACAGTGTCACCTTTCGTCACTGGGAGGAACACCGGAATTCAATAACGACATCACcaacattaaaacaatttttaacttttttaacaaaTCGAGCAGACTTGTTAGATACAATACAGTTGGAAGATACAAAAAGAGAAGATACATCACAATTAAATCATTTcacacaaaacacaaaaaacacaatttacaacaaaacaaaaaacacaaaaaatgaaatttcatgTCCTATGTGTAAACAAAATCATTTTCTATTTAGCTGTGCGGAATTTCGAAAGTTAAGTGTTAATGCACGGTTAGAAAAAGTAAAAGATTTCGCAGTCTGTAAAAATTGCTTACGGCCTGGACACAAAGACAGATTCTGTCGATTAACTCACTGCAAATATTGTAATTTGAAGCACAGTAGTCTTCTACACAAAGATACTGAACAGGAAACTGTCGTAGCTTTGTCGTCGTCTATAACAGCTAGTGACAAGCCTCTTACATTACTTTCCACAGCCTTGGTGAACGTGGTCGGCGCGGACGGCAGATTGCACACCGCTCGCGCTCTTCTCGACAATGGTGCTACTGCGCACTATGTCACACAACACCTCTGTGAGAAGCTGGGTTTGGCACGAAAAAACGTAAGCTCCACTGTGACAG ACGCATCAGAGCGCGCTTACGGAACGTGTATCTACGTAAGAACGGTCGACGCAAACGGCACTGTACATATTCGCCTTCTAGCTTCTAGAAATAAAGTGGCGCCTCTAAAACCTACCACAATACCCAGACTGGAGCTTTGTGGTGCGGTTCTAGCCACAAGACTTCATGCTAAAGTGATTTCATCACTGACACTTAAG CAACGTACCCGATGGCAATCAGCGAGTCCGGATTTGCAGCTAGGCAGCTTGGTTCTTATTAAGGAAAGGGGCCAGCCGCCTCTTCTGTGGTTGCTCGGACGAATAGTCAAGTTGCACTCGGGCAGAGACGGAGTTTCGCGAGTAGCCGAGATCCAGACCAGGAGAGGCCTAATCACTCGGGCCTATAATAACATCTGCCCACTGCCTATTTGA
- the LOC112047560 gene encoding uncharacterized protein LOC112047560 isoform X5, with protein MNRSRRQLHRRLSVSKTSEGSVNRDGGFRDFVRLPKISLPFFNGEKMENWLEFRDTYLSLIHNCSTIGNINKFHYLRAALKGSALTVIQSLEFTAKNYDVAWQLLSSRYDNERILVNIHVNALLNFTQIQKESGKILRNLVDTVNRNLCALNSLGQPTDHWDTLIIHLMSRKLDSVTFRHWEEHRNSITTSPTLKQFLTFLTNRADLLDTIQLEDTKREDTSQLNHFTQNTKNTIYNKTKNTKNEISCPMCKQNHFLFSCAEFRKLSVNARLEKVKDFAVCKNCLRPGHKDRFCRLTHCKYCNLKHSSLLHKDTEQETVVALSSSITASDKPLTLLSTALVNVVGADGRLHTARALLDNGATAHYVTQHLCEKLGLARKNQRTRWQSASPDLQLGSLVLIKERGQPPLLWLLGRIVKLHSGRDGVSRVAEIQTRRGLITRAYNNICPLPI; from the exons ATGAACAGGAGCAGACGTCAACTGCATCGGAGACTTTCTGTGTCCAAGACTAGTGAAGGGAGCGTAAACAGAGATGGAGGGTTTCGAGATTTCGTTCGTTTACCTAAAATCTCCCTTCCCTTCTTCAATGgtgaaaaaatggaaaattggcTGGAGTTCAGAGATACCTACCTGTCTCTAATTCATAATTGTTCCACCATTGGtaatatcaataaatttcaCTATTTAAGAGCAGCATTAAAAGGCAGTGCCTTAACTGTAATACAAAGTCTTGAATTCACAGCAAAAAATTATGACGTTGCTTGGCAATTGCTTTCTAGTAGGTACGATAACGAACGCATTTTAGTAAATATACATGTTAACGCTTTATTAAATTTCACACAAATTCAAAAAGAGTCtggtaaaatattaagaaatttaGTCGATACCGTTAATCGAAATTTATGTGCATTAAATAGTTTGGGTCAACCCACCGATCATTGGGATACCTTAATAATACATTTGATGAGTAGGAAATTAGACAGTGTCACCTTTCGTCACTGGGAGGAACACCGGAATTCAATAACGACATCACcaacattaaaacaatttttaacttttttaacaaaTCGAGCAGACTTGTTAGATACAATACAGTTGGAAGATACAAAAAGAGAAGATACATCACAATTAAATCATTTcacacaaaacacaaaaaacacaatttacaacaaaacaaaaaacacaaaaaatgaaatttcatgTCCTATGTGTAAACAAAATCATTTTCTATTTAGCTGTGCGGAATTTCGAAAGTTAAGTGTTAATGCACGGTTAGAAAAAGTAAAAGATTTCGCAGTCTGTAAAAATTGCTTACGGCCTGGACACAAAGACAGATTCTGTCGATTAACTCACTGCAAATATTGTAATTTGAAGCACAGTAGTCTTCTACACAAAGATACTGAACAGGAAACTGTCGTAGCTTTGTCGTCGTCTATAACAGCTAGTGACAAGCCTCTTACATTACTTTCCACAGCCTTGGTGAACGTGGTCGGCGCGGACGGCAGATTGCACACCGCTCGCGCTCTTCTCGACAATGGTGCTACTGCGCACTATGTCACACAACACCTCTGTGAGAAGCTGGGTTTGGCACGAAAAAAC CAACGTACCCGATGGCAATCAGCGAGTCCGGATTTGCAGCTAGGCAGCTTGGTTCTTATTAAGGAAAGGGGCCAGCCGCCTCTTCTGTGGTTGCTCGGACGAATAGTCAAGTTGCACTCGGGCAGAGACGGAGTTTCGCGAGTAGCCGAGATCCAGACCAGGAGAGGCCTAATCACTCGGGCCTATAATAACATCTGCCCACTGCCTATTTGA
- the LOC112047560 gene encoding uncharacterized protein LOC112047560 isoform X1 produces the protein MNRSRRQLHRRLSVSKTSEGSVNRDGGFRDFVRLPKISLPFFNGEKMENWLEFRDTYLSLIHNCSTIGNINKFHYLRAALKGSALTVIQSLEFTAKNYDVAWQLLSSRYDNERILVNIHVNALLNFTQIQKESGKILRNLVDTVNRNLCALNSLGQPTDHWDTLIIHLMSRKLDSVTFRHWEEHRNSITTSPTLKQFLTFLTNRADLLDTIQLEDTKREDTSQLNHFTQNTKNTIYNKTKNTKNEISCPMCKQNHFLFSCAEFRKLSVNARLEKVKDFAVCKNCLRPGHKDRFCRLTHCKYCNLKHSSLLHKDTEQETVVALSSSITASDKPLTLLSTALVNVVGADGRLHTARALLDNGATAHYVTQHLCEKLGLARKNVSSTVTVKAVHLELVTDLTKEAFLAAFFRFISRHGKPLTVTSDNSTTFLGASNDISNFFTHLSEDIKADLSTHGINFKTIPPYTPHMGGLWESAVKSVKHHLKRILNLTHLTYEEMATCLAQIEAILNSRPLTPLSSDPSDLSCLTPAHFLIGRPLLSVPRPPVSDAKLSALDRYQRIEKLKQHFWDRFSIEYISLLQQRTRWQSASPDLQLGSLVLIKERGQPPLLWLLGRIVKLHSGRDGVSRVAEIQTRRGLITRAYNNICPLPI, from the exons ATGAACAGGAGCAGACGTCAACTGCATCGGAGACTTTCTGTGTCCAAGACTAGTGAAGGGAGCGTAAACAGAGATGGAGGGTTTCGAGATTTCGTTCGTTTACCTAAAATCTCCCTTCCCTTCTTCAATGgtgaaaaaatggaaaattggcTGGAGTTCAGAGATACCTACCTGTCTCTAATTCATAATTGTTCCACCATTGGtaatatcaataaatttcaCTATTTAAGAGCAGCATTAAAAGGCAGTGCCTTAACTGTAATACAAAGTCTTGAATTCACAGCAAAAAATTATGACGTTGCTTGGCAATTGCTTTCTAGTAGGTACGATAACGAACGCATTTTAGTAAATATACATGTTAACGCTTTATTAAATTTCACACAAATTCAAAAAGAGTCtggtaaaatattaagaaatttaGTCGATACCGTTAATCGAAATTTATGTGCATTAAATAGTTTGGGTCAACCCACCGATCATTGGGATACCTTAATAATACATTTGATGAGTAGGAAATTAGACAGTGTCACCTTTCGTCACTGGGAGGAACACCGGAATTCAATAACGACATCACcaacattaaaacaatttttaacttttttaacaaaTCGAGCAGACTTGTTAGATACAATACAGTTGGAAGATACAAAAAGAGAAGATACATCACAATTAAATCATTTcacacaaaacacaaaaaacacaatttacaacaaaacaaaaaacacaaaaaatgaaatttcatgTCCTATGTGTAAACAAAATCATTTTCTATTTAGCTGTGCGGAATTTCGAAAGTTAAGTGTTAATGCACGGTTAGAAAAAGTAAAAGATTTCGCAGTCTGTAAAAATTGCTTACGGCCTGGACACAAAGACAGATTCTGTCGATTAACTCACTGCAAATATTGTAATTTGAAGCACAGTAGTCTTCTACACAAAGATACTGAACAGGAAACTGTCGTAGCTTTGTCGTCGTCTATAACAGCTAGTGACAAGCCTCTTACATTACTTTCCACAGCCTTGGTGAACGTGGTCGGCGCGGACGGCAGATTGCACACCGCTCGCGCTCTTCTCGACAATGGTGCTACTGCGCACTATGTCACACAACACCTCTGTGAGAAGCTGGGTTTGGCACGAAAAAACGTAAGCTCCACTGTGACAG TTAAGGCTGTACACTTGGAGCTCGTCACAGACCTTACTAAAGAGGCCTTCCTCGCTGCATTCTTTAGGTTTATCAGTCGCCATGGAAAGCCATTGACTGTGACGTCAGATAACTCCACAACGTTCCTTGGAGCCAGTAACGATATATCCAACTTTTTCACACATCTGTCCGAAGACATTAAAGCTGATTTGAGTACCCAtggaattaattttaaaaccatACCTCCTTATACTCCTCATATGGGCGGACTATGGGAGAGCGCGGTCAAATCGGTAAAGCATCATTTAAAgcggattttaaatttaacacacTTAACCTATGAGGAGATGGCAACATGCCTTGCTCAAATTGAAGCTATCCTTAATTCCAGACCGCTGACACCTCTTTCTTCCGATCCTTCAGACCTCTCATGTTTAACTCCAGCTCACTTTCTAATTGGACGACCACTTTTATCTGTTCCTCGTCCTCCTGTCAGCGACGCCAAGCTCAGTGCCTTGGACCGCTACCAGAGGATTGAGAAGCTGAAGCAACACTTCTGGGATCGGTTCTCAATAGAATATATATCTCTTCTTCAGCAACGTACCCGATGGCAATCAGCGAGTCCGGATTTGCAGCTAGGCAGCTTGGTTCTTATTAAGGAAAGGGGCCAGCCGCCTCTTCTGTGGTTGCTCGGACGAATAGTCAAGTTGCACTCGGGCAGAGACGGAGTTTCGCGAGTAGCCGAGATCCAGACCAGGAGAGGCCTAATCACTCGGGCCTATAATAACATCTGCCCACTGCCTATTTGA
- the LOC112047560 gene encoding uncharacterized protein LOC112047560 isoform X7 encodes MNRSRRQLHRRLSVSKTSEGSVNRDGGFRDFVRLPKISLPFFNGEKMENWLEFRDTYLSLIHNCSTIGNINKFHYLRAALKGSALTVIQSLEFTAKNYDVAWQLLSSRYDNERILVNIHVNALLNFTQIQKESGKILRNLVDTVNRNLCALNSLGQPTDHWDTLIIHLMSRKLDSVTFRHWEEHRNSITTSPTLKQFLTFLTNRADLLDTIQLEDTKREDTSQLNHFTQNTKNTIYNKTKNTKNEISCPMCKQNHFLFSCAEFRKLSVNARLEKVKDFAVCKNCLRPGHKDRFCRLTHCKYCNLKHSSLLHKDTEQETVVALSSSITASDKPLTLLSTALVNVVGADGRLHTARALLDNGATAHYVTQHLCEKLGLARKNVSSTVTATYPMAISESGFAARQLGSY; translated from the exons ATGAACAGGAGCAGACGTCAACTGCATCGGAGACTTTCTGTGTCCAAGACTAGTGAAGGGAGCGTAAACAGAGATGGAGGGTTTCGAGATTTCGTTCGTTTACCTAAAATCTCCCTTCCCTTCTTCAATGgtgaaaaaatggaaaattggcTGGAGTTCAGAGATACCTACCTGTCTCTAATTCATAATTGTTCCACCATTGGtaatatcaataaatttcaCTATTTAAGAGCAGCATTAAAAGGCAGTGCCTTAACTGTAATACAAAGTCTTGAATTCACAGCAAAAAATTATGACGTTGCTTGGCAATTGCTTTCTAGTAGGTACGATAACGAACGCATTTTAGTAAATATACATGTTAACGCTTTATTAAATTTCACACAAATTCAAAAAGAGTCtggtaaaatattaagaaatttaGTCGATACCGTTAATCGAAATTTATGTGCATTAAATAGTTTGGGTCAACCCACCGATCATTGGGATACCTTAATAATACATTTGATGAGTAGGAAATTAGACAGTGTCACCTTTCGTCACTGGGAGGAACACCGGAATTCAATAACGACATCACcaacattaaaacaatttttaacttttttaacaaaTCGAGCAGACTTGTTAGATACAATACAGTTGGAAGATACAAAAAGAGAAGATACATCACAATTAAATCATTTcacacaaaacacaaaaaacacaatttacaacaaaacaaaaaacacaaaaaatgaaatttcatgTCCTATGTGTAAACAAAATCATTTTCTATTTAGCTGTGCGGAATTTCGAAAGTTAAGTGTTAATGCACGGTTAGAAAAAGTAAAAGATTTCGCAGTCTGTAAAAATTGCTTACGGCCTGGACACAAAGACAGATTCTGTCGATTAACTCACTGCAAATATTGTAATTTGAAGCACAGTAGTCTTCTACACAAAGATACTGAACAGGAAACTGTCGTAGCTTTGTCGTCGTCTATAACAGCTAGTGACAAGCCTCTTACATTACTTTCCACAGCCTTGGTGAACGTGGTCGGCGCGGACGGCAGATTGCACACCGCTCGCGCTCTTCTCGACAATGGTGCTACTGCGCACTATGTCACACAACACCTCTGTGAGAAGCTGGGTTTGGCACGAAAAAACGTAAGCTCCACTGTGACAG CAACGTACCCGATGGCAATCAGCGAGTCCGGATTTGCAGCTAGGCAGCTTGGTTCTTATTAA
- the LOC112047560 gene encoding uncharacterized protein LOC112047560 isoform X2, whose protein sequence is MCSDFIDLGKQCPKLQKTKLGWLVSGTIKAHTKLHTNNAHHSSCFFTQRDDALLTRFWEIESVSSKYNLTLEEQACEQSFAENTRRDINGQFIVTIPLKESPDVLGDNYFSARNRLLALERRFNRDTLLKKRYLDFLKEYKNLGHMSESSKSTEPISQNRYYIPHFPIIRENSTTTKLRVVFNASASYKGKTFNDIQMVGPVVQDDLLSILLRFRQHKYVVSGDIEKMYRAILVEPSQRSLQQILFRFDTSEHIRTFTLNTVTYGTASAPYLATKCLVSLAEQCSDPIAKTAIARDFYVDDFLSGGDSIESVIELCKHVNKTLLSAQFRLRKWQSNNSEVLKSLVKDNSLEHNITVNKTLNLDETLPCKTLGLQWDCNSDNLLFTITLNTQTKKITKRKILSLISQIFDPLGLLGPCTVQAKMLMQKLWIDKCGWDDEVSKETQNIFLNFIDSLDSLKSLRIPRWVCNNNINLLELHTFSDASERAYGTCIYVRTVDANGTVHIRLLASRNKVAPLKPTTIPRLELCGAVLATRLHAKVISSLTLKQRTRWQSASPDLQLGSLVLIKERGQPPLLWLLGRIVKLHSGRDGVSRVAEIQTRRGLITRAYNNICPLPI, encoded by the exons ATGTGTTCAGATTTCATCGATCTCGGTAAGCAATGTCCAAAATTGCAAAAAACTAAACTTGGTTGGCTTGTATCAGGCACAATCAAGGCACACACAAAATTACACACAAACAACGCACATCATTCGTCTTGCTTTTTTACTCAGCGCGATGATGCCTTGCTAACACGATTTTGGGAAATAGAATCAGTTTCGTCTAAGTATAACTTAACACTAGAAGAGCAGGCGTGTGAGCAGAGTTTCGCAGAGAATACTCGGCGCGACATAAATGGTCAATTTATAGTCACTATACCCTTAAAAGAGTCGCCCGATGTTCTCGGCGATAACTACTTCTCAGCACGAAATAGATTACTAGCGCTTGAGCGTAGATTTAACCGCGATACTCTTTTAAAAAAGAGATACTTAGATTTtctaaaagaatataaaaatttagGTCACATGAGTGAATCATCAaaatctactgaacctatttcaCAAAACCGGTACTACATTCCACATTTTCCTATTATTCGGGAAAACTCAACAACGACGAAACTTCGCGTAGTTTTTAATGCCTCTGCGTCATATAAGGGGAAGACGTTTAATGACATTCAAATGGTAGGTCCTGTTGTCCAAGACGACttactttcaattttattaagatttcgTCAACACAAATACGTTGTTTCGGGAGACATTGAAAAAATGTACAGGGCAATTTTAGTCGAGCCATCACAACGTTCACTTCAACAAATTTTATTTCGATTTGATACAAGTGAACACATCAGAACATTTACGTTAAACACTGTTACTTACGGTACAGCATCTGCACCGTACCTAGCTACTAAATGCTTAGTTTCGTTGGCAGAGCAATGTTCAGATCCTATTGCAAAAACAGCTATTGCTAGGGACTTCTATGTAGATGACTTTCTTAGCGGTGGCGATTCTATAGAATCAGTCATTGAACTTTGCAAACATGTTAATAAGACCTTACTGTCAGCGCAATTTAGGCTACGTAAATGGCAATCAAACAATTCCgaagttttaaaatcattagttaaaGATAACTCGCTTGAACATAATATTACTGTCAACAAAACTTTAAATCTAGATGAAACTTTACCTTGCAAAACACTTGGGCTTCAATGGGATTGTAATtcagataatttattatttacaataactttaaatactcaaacaaaaaaaatcactaaacgtaaaattttatctttaataagTCAAATATTTGATCCCCTTGGCCTCTTAGGACCTTGCACTGTTCAAGCTAAAATGCTCATGCAAAAACTTTGGATTGATAAATGCGGTTGGGATGATGAAGTGTCAAAAGAaacacagaatatttttttaaattttatagattCTCTTGATTCTCTTAAATCACTTCGTATTCCACGTTGGGTCTGTAATAACAACATAAATTTATTAGAATTGCATACCTTTTCAGACGCATCAGAGCGCGCTTACGGAACGTGTATCTACGTAAGAACGGTCGACGCAAACGGCACTGTACATATTCGCCTTCTAGCTTCTAGAAATAAAGTGGCGCCTCTAAAACCTACCACAATACCCAGACTGGAGCTTTGTGGTGCGGTTCTAGCCACAAGACTTCATGCTAAAGTGATTTCATCACTGACACTTAAG CAACGTACCCGATGGCAATCAGCGAGTCCGGATTTGCAGCTAGGCAGCTTGGTTCTTATTAAGGAAAGGGGCCAGCCGCCTCTTCTGTGGTTGCTCGGACGAATAGTCAAGTTGCACTCGGGCAGAGACGGAGTTTCGCGAGTAGCCGAGATCCAGACCAGGAGAGGCCTAATCACTCGGGCCTATAATAACATCTGCCCACTGCCTATTTGA
- the LOC112047560 gene encoding uncharacterized protein LOC112047560 isoform X8, with the protein MNRSRRQLHRRLSVSKTSEGSVNRDGGFRDFVRLPKISLPFFNGEKMENWLEFRDTYLSLIHNCSTIALVNVVGADGRLHTARALLDNGATAHYVTQHLCEKLGLARKNVSSTVTVKAVHLELVTDLTKEAFLAAFFRFISRHGKPLTVTSDNSTTFLGASNDISNFFTHLSEDIKADLSTHGINFKTIPPYTPHMGGLWESAVKSVKHHLKRILNLTHLTYEEMATCLAQIEAILNSRPLTPLSSDPSDLSCLTPAHFLIGRPLLSVPRPPVSDAKLSALDRYQRIEKLKQHFWDRFSIEYISLLQQRTRWQSASPDLQLGSLVLIKERGQPPLLWLLGRIVKLHSGRDGVSRVAEIQTRRGLITRAYNNICPLPI; encoded by the exons ATGAACAGGAGCAGACGTCAACTGCATCGGAGACTTTCTGTGTCCAAGACTAGTGAAGGGAGCGTAAACAGAGATGGAGGGTTTCGAGATTTCGTTCGTTTACCTAAAATCTCCCTTCCCTTCTTCAATGgtgaaaaaatggaaaattggcTGGAGTTCAGAGATACCTACCTGTCTCTAATTCATAATTGTTCCACCATTG CCTTGGTGAACGTGGTCGGCGCGGACGGCAGATTGCACACCGCTCGCGCTCTTCTCGACAATGGTGCTACTGCGCACTATGTCACACAACACCTCTGTGAGAAGCTGGGTTTGGCACGAAAAAACGTAAGCTCCACTGTGACAG TTAAGGCTGTACACTTGGAGCTCGTCACAGACCTTACTAAAGAGGCCTTCCTCGCTGCATTCTTTAGGTTTATCAGTCGCCATGGAAAGCCATTGACTGTGACGTCAGATAACTCCACAACGTTCCTTGGAGCCAGTAACGATATATCCAACTTTTTCACACATCTGTCCGAAGACATTAAAGCTGATTTGAGTACCCAtggaattaattttaaaaccatACCTCCTTATACTCCTCATATGGGCGGACTATGGGAGAGCGCGGTCAAATCGGTAAAGCATCATTTAAAgcggattttaaatttaacacacTTAACCTATGAGGAGATGGCAACATGCCTTGCTCAAATTGAAGCTATCCTTAATTCCAGACCGCTGACACCTCTTTCTTCCGATCCTTCAGACCTCTCATGTTTAACTCCAGCTCACTTTCTAATTGGACGACCACTTTTATCTGTTCCTCGTCCTCCTGTCAGCGACGCCAAGCTCAGTGCCTTGGACCGCTACCAGAGGATTGAGAAGCTGAAGCAACACTTCTGGGATCGGTTCTCAATAGAATATATATCTCTTCTTCAGCAACGTACCCGATGGCAATCAGCGAGTCCGGATTTGCAGCTAGGCAGCTTGGTTCTTATTAAGGAAAGGGGCCAGCCGCCTCTTCTGTGGTTGCTCGGACGAATAGTCAAGTTGCACTCGGGCAGAGACGGAGTTTCGCGAGTAGCCGAGATCCAGACCAGGAGAGGCCTAATCACTCGGGCCTATAATAACATCTGCCCACTGCCTATTTGA